Proteins found in one Planococcus citri chromosome 2, ihPlaCitr1.1, whole genome shotgun sequence genomic segment:
- the LOC135836906 gene encoding uncharacterized protein LOC135836906, protein MSFYVEEECYREMYAAAINLLYGMPFNTRFPDQCEEMDAPATEPLAHPYDVASKYILNSMERTKCTDPLTNFTWYSMLFFNTKKFAVALTCEDAVKMLRNAPDGEDGYYVMAENTFLKCFSVDRTYTRYHIAMGGQVYEAIVQLFGVEEISMQIKHFSQHCKFKTQNLNRDQFRKIEMSTIRWFVDHLSSEFREPLACALQDEAPSASEEDSR, encoded by the exons atGTCGTTTTACGTGGAGGAAGAATGTTATCGTGAAATGTATGCCGCGGCGATTAATCTCTTGTACGGAATGCCATTCAACACGAGGTTCCCAGACCAAT GTGAAGAAATGGATGCTCCAGCCACCGAACCCTTAGCGCATCCGTATGACGTTGCATCGAAATACATTCTGAATTCCATGGAACGTACTAAATGTACTGATCCTTTAACCAATTTTACTTGGTACTCGATGCTCTTCTTCAATACGAAGAAATTTGCTGTAGCTCTGACCTGCGAAGACGCGGTCAAGATGTTGAGAAACGCTCCAGACGGAGAGGATGGTTATTATGTGATGGCAGAAAATACCTTTCTTAAATGCTTCAGTGTTGATCGCACGTATACCAGATATCATATTGCTATGGGAGGCCAAGTTTACGAAGCTATCGTTCAGCTATTTGGAGTAGAAGAGATCAGTATGCAAATTAAA catttcagTCAACATTGCAAGTTTAAAACGCAGAATTTAAATCGCGACCAGTTCCGAAAGATAGAGATGAGTACGATAAGATGGTTTGTGGACCATTTGAGTAGTGAATTCAGAGAACC gTTAGCGTGTGCACTTCAAGATGAAGCGCCTTCAGCTAGTGAGGAAGACTCGAGGTGA